A stretch of the Poseidonibacter parvus genome encodes the following:
- a CDS encoding DsrE family protein, with protein sequence MKKENLLIVISTKDIDSILKFPLLYGGVSIPRNYWKRVHIMFWGASIKAVVKSKKIRKKIKEIKKDGVEFSSCIVCAQEYDAVKKLEKHGIVCNHTGELLNEALQNDKTWSTLTV encoded by the coding sequence ATGAAAAAAGAAAATTTACTTATAGTTATTTCAACTAAAGATATTGATAGTATATTAAAATTCCCTTTGCTTTATGGTGGTGTTTCAATACCTAGAAATTATTGGAAAAGAGTCCATATAATGTTTTGGGGAGCTTCTATTAAAGCTGTTGTTAAAAGCAAAAAAATTAGAAAAAAAATCAAAGAGATTAAAAAAGATGGAGTTGAGTTTTCTTCTTGTATTGTATGTGCACAAGAATATGATGCTGTTAAAAAGTTAGAAAAACATGGCATTGTTTGCAATCATACAGGTGAACTTTTGAATGAAGCCTTACAAAATGATAAAACTTGGTCAACACTTACAGTTTAA
- a CDS encoding acyl-CoA thioesterase produces the protein MSEDIKREKSLTMTMLMTPDKANFSGKNVHGGEILKMLDHVAYACAARYTGMYAVTLSVDMVLFENPIKIGSLVTFHASVNYTGRTSMEIGIKVISEDIKDHTIKNTNVCYFTMIAVDEAGKPTPVPKLNLVTEDDKRRYEDAIRRKESRMSSRNLNK, from the coding sequence ATGAGTGAAGATATAAAAAGAGAAAAATCATTAACAATGACTATGTTAATGACTCCTGATAAAGCAAACTTTTCTGGGAAAAACGTGCATGGTGGTGAAATATTAAAAATGCTTGACCATGTTGCATATGCTTGTGCGGCAAGATATACAGGAATGTATGCAGTTACATTATCAGTTGACATGGTACTTTTTGAAAATCCAATTAAAATTGGTTCATTAGTTACATTTCATGCATCTGTAAACTATACAGGAAGAACATCAATGGAAATAGGTATCAAAGTAATTTCTGAAGATATCAAAGATCATACAATCAAAAATACTAATGTATGTTACTTTACTATGATTGCAGTTGATGAAGCTGGAAAACCAACACCAGTTCCAAAATTAAATCTTGTTACAGAAGACGATAAAAGAAGATATGAAGATGCTATTAGAAGAAAAGAATCAAGAATGTCATCTAGAAATTTAAATAAATAG
- a CDS encoding NAD(P)H-dependent oxidoreductase — protein MKNVLIINGHQYYDVVALGELTKKYVNKADEFLKNNNFEVKHTHIEKGYDIEEEGKKFKWADYIILQFPVYWMGLPWITKKYFDEVLVQGVQYANDGRSRTDASKTYGSGGLLQGKKYMLSLTYNCPFCEFDNKNGFFDGLSLDQAHISTHKIFQFCGLKPLKTYSVHDIFKDDLDINLELKKFTNILQTNFNIEKE, from the coding sequence ATGAAAAATGTTTTAATAATTAACGGACATCAATATTATGATGTAGTTGCCTTAGGTGAACTAACAAAAAAATACGTAAACAAAGCTGATGAATTTTTAAAAAATAATAACTTTGAAGTGAAACATACACATATTGAAAAAGGTTATGATATTGAAGAAGAGGGTAAAAAGTTTAAATGGGCTGATTATATAATCTTACAGTTCCCTGTTTATTGGATGGGACTTCCATGGATTACAAAAAAATACTTTGATGAAGTTCTTGTTCAAGGTGTACAATATGCAAACGATGGTAGAAGTAGAACTGATGCTTCTAAAACTTATGGAAGTGGTGGATTATTACAAGGAAAAAAATATATGTTATCTTTAACTTATAATTGTCCTTTCTGTGAGTTTGACAATAAAAATGGTTTTTTTGATGGTTTATCATTAGACCAAGCGCATATCTCTACTCACAAAATCTTTCAATTCTGTGGCTTGAAACCTCTTAAAACATACTCAGTACATGACATTTTTAAAGATGATTTAGATATAAATTTAGAGTTAAAAAAATTTACAAATATTTTACAAACAAATTTTAATATAGAAAAGGAATAA
- a CDS encoding winged helix-turn-helix transcriptional regulator has translation MYQVNDKEFNCSISVTLDIFNDRWKLSIIWHLLDSDKRFKELHNEIDEITQKTLTVKLKELEKKNIINREVFAQVPPKVVYSLTDAGRRLKPVLDDMFTWGVGYVEEFGKITPNVQCKIKEGKK, from the coding sequence ATGTATCAAGTAAATGACAAAGAATTTAACTGCTCAATCTCCGTAACTTTAGATATTTTTAATGATAGATGGAAACTATCAATTATATGGCATTTGTTAGATTCAGATAAAAGATTTAAAGAATTACATAATGAAATAGATGAAATTACTCAAAAAACATTAACTGTAAAATTGAAAGAATTAGAAAAGAAAAATATTATAAATAGAGAAGTATTTGCCCAAGTTCCACCTAAAGTTGTTTATTCACTAACAGATGCAGGAAGAAGGCTAAAACCTGTATTAGACGATATGTTTACTTGGGGTGTTGGGTATGTTGAAGAGTTTGGAAAAATTACACCTAATGTACAATGTAAGATTAAAGAAGGTAAAAAATAA
- a CDS encoding ABC transporter ATP-binding protein yields the protein MIKIDINKQLHGSSGAMNLQVKLDINKGDFIALSGLSGSGKTTLLRILAGLENAKGFISVDEKVWLDDKNTLSIQKRKIGFVFQDYALFDNMNVEQNLLYVNKDKKLAQKLLAITELTKLAKRLPNTLSGGQKQRVSLCRAMMNNPELLLMDEPLSALDPSMRIKLQNEILTLHKEFNTTTIMVSHEPSEIYRLANRVIVLNQGKIINDGNPTEVLLKTSGSQKFSFEGEILDIIKTDVIYIAIISIGQQLVEVVLCEDEAKSFKITDKVRVGTKAFAPTLTKV from the coding sequence ATGATAAAAATAGATATAAATAAACAACTACATGGTTCATCTGGAGCCATGAATTTGCAAGTAAAACTTGATATAAATAAAGGTGATTTTATTGCACTTTCAGGGCTTAGTGGAAGTGGTAAAACAACCCTACTTCGTATTTTGGCTGGTTTAGAGAATGCAAAAGGCTTTATTAGTGTAGATGAAAAAGTTTGGCTTGATGATAAGAATACTCTTAGTATTCAAAAAAGAAAAATAGGTTTTGTTTTTCAAGATTATGCATTATTTGACAATATGAATGTTGAGCAAAATCTTTTATATGTAAATAAAGATAAAAAGCTTGCTCAAAAGCTTTTAGCAATTACAGAACTAACAAAGTTAGCAAAAAGATTGCCTAATACTTTAAGTGGTGGACAAAAGCAAAGAGTATCACTATGTAGAGCTATGATGAATAATCCTGAGCTTTTACTAATGGATGAACCTCTTTCAGCACTAGATCCAAGTATGAGAATAAAACTTCAAAATGAAATACTAACTTTACATAAAGAGTTTAATACAACTACAATTATGGTAAGTCATGAGCCTAGCGAAATTTATCGTTTAGCAAATCGTGTAATAGTTTTAAATCAAGGGAAAATTATAAATGACGGGAATCCAACTGAAGTATTATTAAAAACATCTGGTTCTCAAAAGTTCTCTTTTGAAGGTGAAATATTAGATATTATTAAAACTGATGTTATTTATATTGCAATTATTTCAATTGGACAACAGTTAGTTGAAGTTGTATTGTGTGAAGACGAAGCTAAAAGTTTTAAAATAACAGATAAAGTAAGAGTCGGTACAAAAGCTTTTGCACCAACTTTAACTAAAGTCTAA
- a CDS encoding TIGR02453 family protein, whose protein sequence is MTFNGFKKEAIEFLIDLEMNNTKVWFENNRHIWEENILKPNVAFVEEMGETLEMLVPMINAKPKVSGSLFKIYRDTRFSKDKTPMKDKIGIIFWQGGAHRMQSASYYIFYNIEQYYIATGIRTFKPPLLKAYRKYIQNKTNARNLHKILEDIKQKGYKLPDPKYKRLPQGFKEEDEYSYLSKYNAMFGFVTYDIDDVFFTEEIVDKTFKVYQDMDNLREWLYELTLTVED, encoded by the coding sequence ATGACTTTTAATGGATTTAAAAAAGAAGCAATAGAGTTTTTAATAGACCTTGAAATGAACAATACAAAAGTTTGGTTTGAAAACAATAGACATATTTGGGAAGAGAATATTTTAAAACCAAATGTAGCTTTTGTAGAAGAAATGGGCGAAACTTTAGAAATGCTAGTTCCTATGATTAATGCAAAGCCTAAAGTATCTGGTTCTTTATTTAAAATATATAGAGATACTAGATTTTCAAAAGACAAAACTCCTATGAAGGATAAAATTGGAATAATCTTTTGGCAAGGAGGTGCGCATAGAATGCAAAGTGCAAGTTATTATATTTTTTATAATATTGAACAATATTATATAGCAACTGGTATTAGAACTTTTAAGCCACCTTTACTTAAAGCCTATAGAAAATATATTCAAAACAAAACAAATGCAAGAAATTTACATAAAATTTTAGAAGATATAAAACAAAAAGGCTATAAGTTACCAGATCCTAAATACAAAAGACTTCCTCAAGGCTTTAAAGAAGAAGATGAGTACTCATATCTTTCAAAATATAATGCAATGTTTGGATTTGTTACATATGATATTGATGATGTGTTTTTTACTGAAGAAATTGTAGATAAAACTTTTAAAGTTTATCAAGATATGGATAATCTTCGAGAATGGTTATATGAGCTTACTTTAACAGTTGAAGATTAG
- the ligA gene encoding NAD-dependent DNA ligase LigA, which translates to MTNNEYITKIEKLISWAHAYYVEDNPLASDEEYDLLSRECLAYEQDNPALSHPNSPNKRVGGFVMEGFNKASHLSRMWSQEDVFNTKELEDWINRAKKVNTNLEFYCEPKFDGASLNLIYENGLLKQAITRGDGTVGEDITNNVKTIHSIPLQIKEKSLLEIRGEIVIKKADFEKINQDRLKNNEALFANPRNAAAGSLRQLDPSITAKRKLFFNVWGIGENSLEFRKNSEMMEYIYSLGFAHPPMTTHTKTVEGIEKLYHEIIAARNDIEMMLDGMVIKIDDLETQEELGHTVKFPRYSCAYKFPAVEKTTKIVNIIQQVGRTGVITPVAVVEPTLIDGSTVERASLHNYDEIARLDLRINDEVIIIKSGDIIPKITKVFKDRRDGTQEEIKRPDSCPQCSSELLDEGTLIKCQNLDCPSIVANSIIYFASKNCMNIDGLGIKIVEQLVREKKIYDILDLYSLDYEKLQDLEGFKEKKINNLLNSIENTKGTTLHRVINALGIEHIGEVASKQICLEFGLNVVNIDLDSLVALDGIGEQMANSFTEFMRVNNELVLKLLDIIKPFVEEKIEVEENSFKDKTVVLTGTMSVSRGVIKKQLEALGAKVGSSVSKKTDYLVYGEDAGSKYDKAVDLKVTTLTEEEMNAMIK; encoded by the coding sequence ATGACAAATAATGAATACATAACAAAAATAGAAAAACTGATATCTTGGGCACATGCTTATTATGTTGAAGATAATCCATTAGCAAGTGATGAAGAGTATGATTTACTAAGTAGAGAATGTCTAGCTTACGAGCAAGACAACCCTGCTCTATCACATCCAAACTCACCAAATAAAAGAGTTGGTGGTTTTGTTATGGAAGGTTTTAATAAAGCCTCACACCTAAGCAGAATGTGGTCACAAGAAGATGTTTTTAATACAAAAGAGCTAGAAGATTGGATTAATAGAGCAAAAAAAGTAAATACCAATCTTGAATTTTATTGTGAACCAAAATTTGATGGTGCATCTTTAAATCTTATTTATGAAAATGGCTTATTAAAACAAGCTATCACTAGAGGAGATGGAACTGTTGGTGAAGATATTACAAATAATGTAAAAACAATTCACTCTATTCCACTTCAAATAAAAGAGAAATCACTTCTTGAAATTAGAGGTGAAATTGTAATCAAAAAAGCAGACTTTGAAAAAATTAATCAAGATAGATTAAAAAACAATGAAGCACTTTTTGCAAACCCAAGAAATGCAGCAGCAGGAAGTTTAAGACAGCTAGACCCTAGTATTACAGCTAAAAGAAAACTATTTTTTAATGTTTGGGGAATTGGTGAAAACTCATTAGAGTTTAGAAAGAATTCAGAGATGATGGAATATATTTACTCACTTGGTTTTGCTCATCCTCCAATGACCACTCATACTAAAACCGTCGAAGGTATTGAAAAACTTTATCATGAAATAATTGCTGCAAGAAATGACATCGAAATGATGCTAGATGGAATGGTAATTAAAATTGATGACTTAGAAACACAAGAAGAATTAGGACATACAGTAAAATTCCCAAGATACTCTTGTGCTTATAAATTTCCAGCAGTTGAAAAAACTACAAAAATTGTAAATATTATTCAACAAGTTGGACGAACAGGTGTTATAACTCCAGTTGCAGTAGTTGAACCTACACTAATTGATGGTTCAACAGTTGAGCGAGCATCTTTACATAACTATGATGAAATTGCAAGACTTGATTTAAGAATAAATGATGAAGTAATTATTATCAAAAGTGGTGATATTATTCCAAAGATTACAAAAGTTTTTAAAGATAGACGAGATGGAACACAAGAAGAGATAAAAAGACCAGATAGTTGTCCACAATGTTCAAGTGAACTACTTGATGAAGGAACATTAATTAAGTGTCAAAATCTTGATTGTCCAAGCATTGTTGCAAACTCTATTATATATTTTGCAAGTAAAAACTGTATGAATATAGATGGATTAGGAATTAAAATAGTTGAGCAATTAGTGCGAGAAAAAAAGATATATGATATTTTAGATTTATACTCTTTAGACTATGAAAAACTACAAGATTTAGAAGGTTTTAAAGAAAAGAAAATAAACAATCTTTTAAATTCAATTGAAAATACAAAAGGTACAACACTTCATAGAGTTATAAATGCTTTAGGAATTGAACATATTGGTGAAGTAGCCTCAAAACAAATCTGCTTAGAATTTGGATTAAATGTTGTAAATATTGATTTAGATTCACTTGTAGCACTTGATGGAATTGGCGAGCAAATGGCTAATTCTTTTACTGAGTTTATGAGAGTAAATAATGAATTAGTTTTAAAACTACTTGATATTATTAAGCCTTTTGTAGAAGAAAAAATCGAAGTTGAAGAAAATAGTTTCAAGGATAAAACTGTTGTATTAACAGGAACAATGAGTGTTAGTAGAGGAGTAATCAAAAAACAACTCGAAGCCCTTGGAGCAAAGGTAGGTTCTTCTGTATCTAAAAAGACTGATTATTTAGTATATGGTGAAGATGCTGGAAGTAAATATGATAAAGCAGTTGATTTAAAAGTAACTACTCTTACAGAAGAAGAAATGAACGCAATGATTAAATAA
- the modB gene encoding molybdate ABC transporter permease subunit, with product MNYLNNLEFEPFILSFKLALVTTIILFIIALPLAWYLSQTKSKAKPFIEAITALPIVLPPSVLGFYILYVLSLNSPIGSFFDEYFGIKLVFNFTGLVVASCFYSLPFMVQPMQSGFESLNKNMLEASYISGKSKFTTLLKVALPNIKPALLTAIIITFAHTVGEFGVVLMVGGSIPEETKVASVAIYEYVEILDYANAHIYSAIMLIMSFVVLFAVYVFNAKQKKTFI from the coding sequence ATGAACTACCTTAATAATTTGGAATTTGAACCCTTTATTTTATCTTTTAAATTGGCACTTGTAACAACTATAATATTATTTATAATAGCATTACCACTAGCTTGGTATTTATCACAAACAAAATCAAAAGCTAAGCCTTTTATTGAAGCAATTACCGCTCTTCCAATTGTATTGCCTCCTTCAGTGTTAGGTTTTTATATACTTTATGTCTTGTCTCTAAACTCACCTATTGGAAGTTTCTTTGATGAATATTTTGGGATTAAACTAGTTTTTAATTTTACAGGTTTAGTTGTTGCTTCTTGTTTTTATAGTTTACCTTTTATGGTTCAACCAATGCAAAGTGGTTTTGAAAGTTTAAATAAAAATATGCTTGAAGCTAGTTATATAAGTGGTAAGAGCAAGTTTACAACACTTTTAAAAGTAGCCCTTCCAAATATTAAACCTGCACTTTTAACTGCAATAATCATAACTTTTGCTCATACAGTTGGAGAGTTTGGAGTTGTTTTAATGGTTGGAGGAAGTATTCCTGAAGAAACAAAAGTTGCATCTGTTGCTATATATGAATATGTAGAGATTTTAGATTATGCAAATGCTCATATTTATAGTGCTATTATGCTAATAATGAGTTTTGTAGTTTTATTTGCAGTATATGTTTTCAATGCAAAACAGAAAAAAACATTTATATAG
- the modA gene encoding molybdate ABC transporter substrate-binding protein: MLYKILFVNILLVLNINANSITIAVAANVSYAINDLIKEFNTTFPSTKVNVVLGSSGKLTAQITHGAPYDLFMSANMKYPQNLYNNSKAISIPKVYAKGSLALFSSRKLDLKKDLNELLKDKKIKQIAIANPKTAPYGIASFEALKNAKVFNDVKSKFVYGESISQTISYAVSATDIGIIAKSSLFSDKMKQYKENLNWKELDSNLYTPIEQGIVLLKHAKNNKEALSFYNFILDKKAQSIFKQYGYLINE, from the coding sequence ATGCTATACAAAATACTTTTTGTTAATATTTTATTAGTATTAAATATTAACGCTAATTCAATTACAATCGCAGTTGCAGCTAATGTTTCTTATGCAATTAATGACTTAATCAAAGAGTTTAATACAACTTTTCCTAGTACAAAAGTTAATGTAGTTTTAGGAAGTAGTGGTAAATTAACAGCTCAAATAACACATGGTGCACCTTATGATTTATTTATGTCTGCAAATATGAAATATCCACAAAATTTGTATAATAATTCCAAGGCAATTTCTATACCAAAAGTTTATGCAAAAGGTTCATTAGCTTTATTTAGTAGTAGAAAATTAGATTTGAAAAAAGATTTAAATGAACTCTTAAAAGATAAGAAGATCAAACAAATAGCTATAGCAAACCCTAAAACAGCACCTTATGGAATTGCAAGTTTTGAAGCTTTAAAAAATGCAAAAGTTTTTAATGATGTAAAATCAAAATTTGTTTATGGAGAATCAATTTCTCAAACAATTTCTTATGCTGTAAGTGCTACTGATATTGGAATAATCGCTAAATCATCACTGTTTTCAGACAAAATGAAGCAGTATAAAGAAAATCTTAACTGGAAAGAACTTGATAGTAATTTATATACGCCTATAGAACAAGGTATTGTTTTACTTAAACATGCGAAAAACAATAAAGAAGCTCTTTCTTTTTATAATTTCATTTTAGATAAAAAGGCACAAAGTATTTTTAAGCAATATGGATATTTAATCAATGAATAA
- a CDS encoding class I SAM-dependent methyltransferase, translated as MKLIEENITQTLDEIYLIETLNLDNKTILELGCGNASMTKQLATNGSNRKIIACEVDELQHKKNLNLNIENIEFKLNSAQDIKLEDECIDMIFMFKSFHHIPYDLMKKALSEIERVLKPNGLVYISEPLFMGEQNELIAMFHDEQQVRIDAFEHIKEAVESEQFKLFREIFFQTEIVYENFEDFKNKQMNQTYNDHTITKQLEEEIENKFNSFNDGEQTSFMKPFRVDILQKI; from the coding sequence ATGAAATTAATTGAAGAGAATATCACACAAACACTAGATGAAATTTATTTAATAGAAACACTAAACTTAGATAATAAAACAATTTTAGAACTAGGTTGTGGAAATGCATCTATGACAAAACAACTTGCAACTAATGGTTCTAATAGAAAAATAATAGCTTGTGAAGTTGATGAATTACAACATAAAAAAAACTTAAACTTGAATATAGAAAATATAGAGTTTAAATTAAACTCTGCACAAGACATAAAGCTTGAAGATGAATGTATTGATATGATTTTTATGTTTAAATCTTTTCATCATATTCCATACGATTTAATGAAAAAAGCATTAAGTGAAATCGAAAGAGTTTTAAAACCAAATGGCTTAGTTTATATTTCTGAACCACTTTTTATGGGTGAACAAAATGAACTAATCGCAATGTTTCATGATGAGCAACAAGTAAGAATTGATGCTTTTGAACATATTAAAGAAGCTGTTGAGTCTGAACAGTTTAAACTATTTAGAGAAATCTTTTTTCAAACAGAAATAGTTTATGAAAACTTTGAAGACTTTAAAAACAAGCAAATGAACCAAACGTATAATGATCATACTATTACAAAACAACTAGAAGAAGAGATTGAAAATAAATTTAATAGCTTTAATGATGGAGAACAAACATCATTTATGAAACCTTTTAGAGTTGATATTCTACAAAAAATATAA
- a CDS encoding NAD(P)H-dependent oxidoreductase encodes MNKTFEEAMDFRHACKVFDETKKISDEDMNYILEAGRKSPSSFGMEPWKFLVITNEELKAKLRPACWNQVQVTSCSHLVLVLAAIDAVKPEFGIVERKFKRRAMPQEKLDFYLGLYADHLKETLSSDENVYSWTARQTYIAAGNMMTAAGIKGIDSCPIEGYEKEKVEEILGLDTTKYQLSVVLPFGYRINEQSSQEREKLEDIVEFIN; translated from the coding sequence ATGAACAAAACATTTGAAGAAGCAATGGATTTTAGACACGCATGTAAAGTTTTTGATGAAACAAAAAAAATATCAGATGAAGATATGAATTATATCTTAGAAGCAGGAAGAAAATCTCCATCATCTTTTGGTATGGAACCTTGGAAGTTTTTAGTAATTACAAATGAAGAGTTAAAAGCTAAGCTTAGACCTGCTTGTTGGAATCAAGTTCAAGTTACTTCTTGTTCTCATTTAGTACTAGTGTTAGCAGCTATTGATGCTGTTAAACCAGAGTTTGGGATAGTTGAGAGAAAATTTAAAAGAAGAGCAATGCCTCAAGAAAAATTAGATTTTTATTTAGGTTTATATGCTGATCATTTAAAAGAAACTTTATCAAGTGATGAAAATGTTTATTCATGGACAGCAAGACAAACTTATATAGCAGCAGGAAATATGATGACAGCTGCAGGAATTAAAGGAATTGATTCATGTCCAATTGAAGGTTATGAAAAAGAGAAAGTTGAAGAAATTTTAGGTTTAGATACTACAAAATACCAATTATCAGTTGTTTTACCTTTTGGATATAGAATAAATGAACAATCATCTCAAGAGCGAGAAAAACTTGAAGATATTGTTGAATTTATAAACTAA
- a CDS encoding TOBE domain-containing protein produces MNKLEVTVSKIDTLENLNIVQFDFSGINLSMMSLGLSNINVGNKVILSVNASHIAIAKDFEGEISLSNKLPCIIERLDKGELLSSLRLNIEDTIITSIITTNSVNRMNLKEKDKVLALIKASELSIQKVIS; encoded by the coding sequence ATGAATAAACTTGAAGTTACTGTAAGTAAAATTGACACTCTAGAAAATCTAAATATAGTTCAATTTGATTTTAGTGGAATCAACTTATCAATGATGAGTTTAGGATTATCAAATATTAATGTAGGAAATAAAGTTATTTTAAGCGTAAATGCTTCACATATTGCGATTGCAAAAGATTTTGAAGGTGAAATAAGCTTATCAAATAAACTTCCTTGTATAATTGAAAGGCTTGATAAAGGTGAACTTTTAAGCTCTTTAAGATTAAATATTGAAGATACAATTATAACAAGTATAATAACTACAAATTCTGTAAATAGAATGAATTTAAAAGAAAAAGACAAGGTATTAGCCCTAATAAAAGCAAGTGAGTTATCAATACAAAAGGTTATATCGTAA
- a CDS encoding ABC-F family ATP-binding cassette domain-containing protein, which translates to MVQTVNLKKAFGSRVLFQDINVKLDTGKRYGLIGANGAGKTTFLKILSGIEDATEGEVQVQNGKKVGTLGQNQFAYEEYSIFDTVLLGNKRLYDAIKEKEKLYLEEYTDEIGDKLGELEIVCCEEDPTYEYDVKITKILEDLGFPAAQQNDLMSSITGGDKFKVLLAQVLYPKPDVLFLDEPTNNLDIATIGWLENQLQHHDGTMVVISHDRHFLNAVCTNILDVDYKQIREFTGTYDDWYIASTLIAKQNETDVNKKLKEKDELEKFIARFSANASKAKQATSRQKQLDKLDVGAIQVSSRRDPSIIFRQKREVGKELLSLKNISKSFDGEVVLNNVSFTVEKDDKIALIGPNGIGKTTMCEIMVENIKPDEGVVHWGATIQNGYFPQNATDLIKGDVTLYDWLRDFDRDADLAEIRNCLGRMLFNGTEQEKSVKSCSGGEKHRMMLSKIMLEQPNFMILDEPTNHLDLEAIIALGEGLLAYPGSVVCVSHDRELLDVYANRIIEIQADGSIIDFKGSYEEYIEQKA; encoded by the coding sequence ATGGTTCAAACTGTAAATCTAAAAAAAGCTTTTGGTTCAAGAGTTTTATTTCAAGACATAAATGTAAAATTAGATACTGGGAAAAGATATGGTTTAATTGGTGCTAATGGTGCTGGTAAAACAACATTCTTAAAAATTCTTTCAGGAATAGAAGATGCAACTGAAGGTGAAGTACAAGTTCAAAATGGTAAAAAAGTTGGAACTTTAGGACAAAATCAATTTGCATATGAAGAGTATTCAATTTTTGATACAGTTCTTTTAGGGAACAAAAGACTTTACGATGCAATTAAAGAAAAAGAAAAACTTTATCTTGAAGAATACACTGATGAAATTGGTGATAAATTAGGTGAGTTAGAAATTGTATGTTGTGAAGAAGACCCAACTTATGAGTATGATGTAAAGATTACTAAAATCCTTGAAGATTTAGGTTTCCCTGCTGCTCAACAAAATGATTTAATGTCATCAATTACTGGTGGAGATAAATTTAAAGTTTTACTTGCACAAGTTTTATATCCAAAACCTGATGTCTTATTCTTAGATGAGCCTACAAATAACCTTGATATCGCTACTATTGGTTGGTTAGAAAATCAATTACAACACCATGATGGTACTATGGTAGTTATTTCTCATGATAGACACTTTTTAAATGCAGTTTGTACAAATATTTTAGATGTTGATTACAAACAAATCAGAGAATTTACTGGAACATATGATGATTGGTATATTGCCTCTACATTAATTGCAAAACAAAATGAAACAGATGTAAATAAAAAACTAAAAGAAAAAGATGAGTTAGAAAAGTTTATTGCAAGATTTAGTGCAAATGCTTCAAAAGCAAAACAAGCAACATCTAGACAAAAACAATTAGATAAATTAGACGTAGGTGCTATTCAAGTTTCTTCTAGACGTGATCCATCTATTATCTTTAGACAAAAAAGAGAAGTTGGTAAAGAGCTATTAAGTCTTAAAAATATTTCTAAGTCTTTTGATGGAGAGGTTGTACTAAACAATGTTTCTTTTACAGTTGAAAAAGACGATAAAATAGCATTAATTGGACCAAATGGTATTGGTAAAACAACTATGTGTGAAATTATGGTTGAAAATATTAAACCTGATGAAGGTGTTGTTCATTGGGGAGCTACTATTCAAAATGGATACTTTCCTCAAAATGCAACAGATTTAATCAAAGGTGATGTAACTCTTTACGATTGGTTAAGAGATTTTGATAGAGATGCTGATTTAGCAGAAATTAGAAACTGTTTAGGAAGAATGTTATTTAACGGAACTGAACAAGAAAAATCTGTTAAATCTTGTTCTGGTGGTGAAAAACATAGAATGATGCTTTCAAAAATTATGTTAGAGCAACCAAACTTTATGATTTTAGATGAGCCAACAAATCACCTTGACTTAGAAGCAATTATTGCTTTAGGTGAAGGATTACTTGCATATCCAGGTTCTGTTGTTTGTGTATCTCATGATAGGGAATTATTAGATGTATATGCAAATAGAATTATTGAAATTCAAGCTGATGGATCAATTATTGATTTTAAAGGAAGTTATGAAGAATATATTGAGCAAAAAGCTTAA